One part of the Oncorhynchus kisutch isolate 150728-3 linkage group LG22, Okis_V2, whole genome shotgun sequence genome encodes these proteins:
- the LOC109866809 gene encoding serine/threonine-protein phosphatase 6 regulatory subunit 3 isoform X5 → MFWKFDLHTTSHIDTLLEKEDVTLTEVMDEEDVLQECKAQNHKLVDFLVRPQYMEDLVTYITQEPSDDVEETIKYKYPNISCELLTSDVGQINDRLGEDERLLMKLYGFLQNESPLNPLLASFFSKVLSILIGRKPEQIVEFLRKREDFVDLMIKHIGTSAIMDLLLRMLTCVEPQQLRQDVLNWLNEEKVIQRLVDMVQPSQDEDRHSNASQSLCEIIRLSRDQMFQVQGCSEPDPLLATLEKQETVEQLLSNIFDKEKNDSAIVSVIQILLTLFETRRPAFEGHLEICPPGMSHPSFSVNQSILEAVRPRLKDFHQLLLEPPKKNIMKTTWGVLDPPVGNTRLNVVRLVASLLQTNTHIINMELINLNTLGVILDMYFKYIWNNFLHLQVEICTAMILAMPPAQSENLKINSDQDPVRESHLINNLFQKCQFIQRILDAWSSNEKAQAEGGRRQGYMGHLTRIANSIVHNSDKGPNGAQIQQLISELTEEDRERWETFISGQLADTNKRNTVDLVNTHHIHSSSDDEVDFKDSGFHQDSSLQQFGFNDEEFADQDDVVDIPFDRISDINFSLNTNESANIALFEACCKEKIQQFEDAGSDEEDIWDEKDVTFAPDAQRRPRSSGSTDSEESTDSEEEDVKRDPFDPNNASSDDRMEVDTGPLWTANFDDIPMDTGSSTAMGESAPASAALASPSSPAVIPESAGWSSPNASPGKAMGWADFSSNFSPVRPKDPLRSNSPVAMETCIETGDPLGVNAPMQHEDSDQWPGDEAAQPASSPGGKAGCSDAEESVTTETVTNGSMKETVSLTVDAKTETAIFKSEDVKLSTSEDASAKYVVRESGTPEKRVPASVQPVSNCSKPGAHHSDEKSKVPGDTVNGPLEGTAMDEAKTEQSVASPAAAVNGPG, encoded by the exons ATGTTTTGGAAGTTTGATTTACACACGACGTCCCACATCGACACCCTCCTGGAGAAGGAAGATGTGACTCTGACAGAGGTGATGGACGAGGAGGATGTCCTGCAGGAGTGCAAGGCCCAGAACCACAAGCTGGTGGACTTCCTGGTACGGCCTCAGTACATGGAGGACCTGGTAACTTACATCACGCAGGAGCCAAGTGATGATGTGGAGGAGACGATCAAGTACAA GTACCCCAACATATCGTGTGAACTCCTTACCTCGGACGTTGGACAGATCAATGACAGACTGGGAGAAGATGAACGTTTACTAATGAAACTTTATGGCTTCTTGCAAAATGAATCTCCACTCAACCCTTTACTGGCCAGTTTCTTCAGCAAGGTCCTGAGCATCCTCATCGGTAGGAAACCGGAACAG ATTGTGGAGTTTCTGCGGAAGAGGGAAGACTTTGTGGACTTAATGATTAAACACATAGGGACCTCCGCCATCATGGACCTGCTGCTCAGAATGCTGACCTGCGTTGAACCACAGCAGCTCAGACAAGATGTCTTAAAT TGGCTGAACGAGGAGAAGGTGATCCAGAGGCTTGTTGATATGGTCCAGCCTTCTCAGGATGAGGAT AGGCACTCCAACGCATCCCAGTCTCTGTGTGAAATCATCCGCCTCAGCAGAGATCAGATGTTCCAAGTGCAGGGCTGCTCAGAGCCTGACCCATTACTGGCCACACTAGAAAA ACAAGAGACTGTGGAGCAGTTGCTGTCCAACATATTTGACAAAGAGAAAAATGACTCTGCAATAGTCAGTGTAATTCAGATTCTCCTGACACTCTTTGAGACACGAAGACCAGC GTTCGAAGGCCATTTGGAAATCTGTCCTCCTGGTATGAGCCACCCGTCCTTTTCAGTCAATCAGAGCATTCTGGAGGCTGTCCGACCTAGGCTCAAAGACTTCCATCAACTGCTGCTGGAACCCCCAAAG AAGAATATCATGAAAACCACATGGGGAGTGCTAGACCCCCCAGTGGGCAACACCCGGCTGAATGTGGTCCGTCTAGTGGCCAGCCTCCTGCAGACCAACACTCATATCATCAACATGGAGCTGATTAACCTCAACACTCTAGGTGTCATACTT GACATGTACTTCAAATATATATGGAATAACTTCCTGCATTTACAAGTTGAAATATGCACTGCAATGATCCTAGCGATGCCCCCAGCCCAAAGTGAAAACCTCAAAATCAACAGTGATCAGGACCCTGTCAGAGAAAGCCACCTCATCAATAAT CTGTTTCAGAAGTGCCAGTTTATACAGAGAATTCTTGATGCATGGAGCTCCAATGAGAAAGCGCA GGCTGAGGGTGGACGTAGACAGGGCTACATGGGCCACTTGACCAGAATAGCCAACTCCATAGTGCACAACAGCGACAAGGGCCCCAATGGTGCACAGATACAGCAGCTCATCTCAG AGCTcacagaagaagacagagagagatgggagacctTCATTTCTGGTCAGCTAGCTGACACAAACAAGAGAAACACTGTAGACCTA GTGAACACACACCATATTCACTCATCCAGTGATGATGAGGTAGACTTCAAGGACAGCGGATTCCACCAGGATTCCTCTTTACAACAA TTTGGCTTCAATGACGAAGAGTTTGCCGATCAGGATGATGTCGTGGA TATTCCCTTTGATAGAATATCAGACATCAATTTTTCCTTGAATACAAATGAAAGT GCGAATATAGCTCTGTTTGAGGCCTGCTGTAAGGAGAAGATCCAGCAGTTTGAAGATGCAGGCTCTGATGAGGAGGACATCTGGGACGAGAAAGATGTTACTTTCGCACCAGACGCTCAGAGACGTCCTCG GAGCTCTGGCAGCACAGATAGTGAGGAGAGCACAGACtctgaggaggaggatgttaaACGTGATCCCTTTGACCCCAACAATGCCAGCTCTGATGACAGAATGGAGGTGGACACTG GGCCTCTGTGGACAGCTAACTTTGACGACATACCCATGGACACCGGGAGTTCTACGGCGATGGGAGAATCTGCCCCAGCCTCTGCTGCCCtagcctccccctcctcccctgcgGTTATACCAGAGTCTGCTGGTTGGAGCTCCCCCAACGCCTCCCCTGGCAAAGCCATGGGCTGGGCAGACTTCTCTAGCAACTTCTCACCAGTTAG ACCCAAAGATCCTTTGAGGAGCAATTCCCCAGTAGCAATGGAGACCTGTATAGAGACAGGAGACCCCTTGGGTGTCAACGCACCAATGCAGCATGAAG ATTCTGACCAGTGGCCAGGGGATGAGgcagcccagccagccagctcCCCTGGAGGGAAAGCCGGATGCTCGGATGCAGAGGAGTCCGTCACCACTGAGACGGTCACCAATGGATCCATGAAGGAAACAGTTAGCCTTACTGTAGATGCCAAAACTGAAACTGCCATTTTCAAGAG TGAGGATGTGAAGTTGTCTACCTCAGAGGACGCATCTGCAAAGTACGTGGTGAGGGAGAGTGGAACACCAGAGAAGAGGGTCCCTGCATCTGTCCAGCCTGTCAGCAACTGTTCCAAACCAGG TGCACACCATTCAGATGAGAAATCAAAAGTCCCCGGTGACACTGTTAATGGTCCCCTAGAAGGAACAGCAATGGACGAAGCCAA aacagagcagagcgtgGCCTCACCGGCGGCAGCTGTGAACGGCCCAGGGTGA
- the LOC109866809 gene encoding serine/threonine-protein phosphatase 6 regulatory subunit 3 isoform X6, which translates to MFWKFDLHTTSHIDTLLEKEDVTLTEVMDEEDVLQECKAQNHKLVDFLVRPQYMEDLVTYITQEPSDDVEETIKYKYPNISCELLTSDVGQINDRLGEDERLLMKLYGFLQNESPLNPLLASFFSKVLSILIGRKPEQIVEFLRKREDFVDLMIKHIGTSAIMDLLLRMLTCVEPQQLRQDVLNWLNEEKVIQRLVDMVQPSQDEDRHSNASQSLCEIIRLSRDQMFQVQGCSEPDPLLATLEKQETVEQLLSNIFDKEKNDSAIVSVIQILLTLFETRRPAFEGHLEICPPGMSHPSFSVNQSILEAVRPRLKDFHQLLLEPPKKNIMKTTWGVLDPPVGNTRLNVVRLVASLLQTNTHIINMELINLNTLGVILDMYFKYIWNNFLHLQVEICTAMILAMPPAQSENLKINSDQDPVRESHLINNLFQKCQFIQRILDAWSSNEKAQAEGGRRQGYMGHLTRIANSIVHNSDKGPNGAQIQQLISELTEEDRERWETFISGQLADTNKRNTVDLVNTHHIHSSSDDEVDFKDSGFHQDSSLQQFGFNDEEFADQDDVVDIPFDRISDINFSLNTNESANIALFEACCKEKIQQFEDAGSDEEDIWDEKDVTFAPDAQRRPRSSGSTDSEESTDSEEEDVKRDPFDPNNASSDDRMEVDTANFDDIPMDTGSSTAMGESAPASAALASPSSPAVIPESAGWSSPNASPGKAMGWADFSSNFSPVRPKDPLRSNSPVAMETCIETGDPLGVNAPMQHEDSDQWPGDEAAQPASSPGGKAGCSDAEESVTTETVTNGSMKETVSLTVDAKTETAIFKSEDVKLSTSEDASAKYVVRESGTPEKRVPASVQPVSNCSKPGAHHSDEKSKVPGDTVNGPLEGTAMDEAKTEQSVASPAAAVNGPG; encoded by the exons ATGTTTTGGAAGTTTGATTTACACACGACGTCCCACATCGACACCCTCCTGGAGAAGGAAGATGTGACTCTGACAGAGGTGATGGACGAGGAGGATGTCCTGCAGGAGTGCAAGGCCCAGAACCACAAGCTGGTGGACTTCCTGGTACGGCCTCAGTACATGGAGGACCTGGTAACTTACATCACGCAGGAGCCAAGTGATGATGTGGAGGAGACGATCAAGTACAA GTACCCCAACATATCGTGTGAACTCCTTACCTCGGACGTTGGACAGATCAATGACAGACTGGGAGAAGATGAACGTTTACTAATGAAACTTTATGGCTTCTTGCAAAATGAATCTCCACTCAACCCTTTACTGGCCAGTTTCTTCAGCAAGGTCCTGAGCATCCTCATCGGTAGGAAACCGGAACAG ATTGTGGAGTTTCTGCGGAAGAGGGAAGACTTTGTGGACTTAATGATTAAACACATAGGGACCTCCGCCATCATGGACCTGCTGCTCAGAATGCTGACCTGCGTTGAACCACAGCAGCTCAGACAAGATGTCTTAAAT TGGCTGAACGAGGAGAAGGTGATCCAGAGGCTTGTTGATATGGTCCAGCCTTCTCAGGATGAGGAT AGGCACTCCAACGCATCCCAGTCTCTGTGTGAAATCATCCGCCTCAGCAGAGATCAGATGTTCCAAGTGCAGGGCTGCTCAGAGCCTGACCCATTACTGGCCACACTAGAAAA ACAAGAGACTGTGGAGCAGTTGCTGTCCAACATATTTGACAAAGAGAAAAATGACTCTGCAATAGTCAGTGTAATTCAGATTCTCCTGACACTCTTTGAGACACGAAGACCAGC GTTCGAAGGCCATTTGGAAATCTGTCCTCCTGGTATGAGCCACCCGTCCTTTTCAGTCAATCAGAGCATTCTGGAGGCTGTCCGACCTAGGCTCAAAGACTTCCATCAACTGCTGCTGGAACCCCCAAAG AAGAATATCATGAAAACCACATGGGGAGTGCTAGACCCCCCAGTGGGCAACACCCGGCTGAATGTGGTCCGTCTAGTGGCCAGCCTCCTGCAGACCAACACTCATATCATCAACATGGAGCTGATTAACCTCAACACTCTAGGTGTCATACTT GACATGTACTTCAAATATATATGGAATAACTTCCTGCATTTACAAGTTGAAATATGCACTGCAATGATCCTAGCGATGCCCCCAGCCCAAAGTGAAAACCTCAAAATCAACAGTGATCAGGACCCTGTCAGAGAAAGCCACCTCATCAATAAT CTGTTTCAGAAGTGCCAGTTTATACAGAGAATTCTTGATGCATGGAGCTCCAATGAGAAAGCGCA GGCTGAGGGTGGACGTAGACAGGGCTACATGGGCCACTTGACCAGAATAGCCAACTCCATAGTGCACAACAGCGACAAGGGCCCCAATGGTGCACAGATACAGCAGCTCATCTCAG AGCTcacagaagaagacagagagagatgggagacctTCATTTCTGGTCAGCTAGCTGACACAAACAAGAGAAACACTGTAGACCTA GTGAACACACACCATATTCACTCATCCAGTGATGATGAGGTAGACTTCAAGGACAGCGGATTCCACCAGGATTCCTCTTTACAACAA TTTGGCTTCAATGACGAAGAGTTTGCCGATCAGGATGATGTCGTGGA TATTCCCTTTGATAGAATATCAGACATCAATTTTTCCTTGAATACAAATGAAAGT GCGAATATAGCTCTGTTTGAGGCCTGCTGTAAGGAGAAGATCCAGCAGTTTGAAGATGCAGGCTCTGATGAGGAGGACATCTGGGACGAGAAAGATGTTACTTTCGCACCAGACGCTCAGAGACGTCCTCG GAGCTCTGGCAGCACAGATAGTGAGGAGAGCACAGACtctgaggaggaggatgttaaACGTGATCCCTTTGACCCCAACAATGCCAGCTCTGATGACAGAATGGAGGTGGACACTG CTAACTTTGACGACATACCCATGGACACCGGGAGTTCTACGGCGATGGGAGAATCTGCCCCAGCCTCTGCTGCCCtagcctccccctcctcccctgcgGTTATACCAGAGTCTGCTGGTTGGAGCTCCCCCAACGCCTCCCCTGGCAAAGCCATGGGCTGGGCAGACTTCTCTAGCAACTTCTCACCAGTTAG ACCCAAAGATCCTTTGAGGAGCAATTCCCCAGTAGCAATGGAGACCTGTATAGAGACAGGAGACCCCTTGGGTGTCAACGCACCAATGCAGCATGAAG ATTCTGACCAGTGGCCAGGGGATGAGgcagcccagccagccagctcCCCTGGAGGGAAAGCCGGATGCTCGGATGCAGAGGAGTCCGTCACCACTGAGACGGTCACCAATGGATCCATGAAGGAAACAGTTAGCCTTACTGTAGATGCCAAAACTGAAACTGCCATTTTCAAGAG TGAGGATGTGAAGTTGTCTACCTCAGAGGACGCATCTGCAAAGTACGTGGTGAGGGAGAGTGGAACACCAGAGAAGAGGGTCCCTGCATCTGTCCAGCCTGTCAGCAACTGTTCCAAACCAGG TGCACACCATTCAGATGAGAAATCAAAAGTCCCCGGTGACACTGTTAATGGTCCCCTAGAAGGAACAGCAATGGACGAAGCCAA aacagagcagagcgtgGCCTCACCGGCGGCAGCTGTGAACGGCCCAGGGTGA
- the LOC109866809 gene encoding serine/threonine-protein phosphatase 6 regulatory subunit 3 isoform X1 — protein MFWKFDLHTTSHIDTLLEKEDVTLTEVMDEEDVLQECKAQNHKLVDFLVRPQYMEDLVTYITQEPSDDVEETIKYKYPNISCELLTSDVGQINDRLGEDERLLMKLYGFLQNESPLNPLLASFFSKVLSILIGRKPEQIVEFLRKREDFVDLMIKHIGTSAIMDLLLRMLTCVEPQQLRQDVLNWLNEEKVIQRLVDMVQPSQDEDRHSNASQSLCEIIRLSRDQMFQVQGCSEPDPLLATLEKQETVEQLLSNIFDKEKNDSAIVSVIQILLTLFETRRPAFEGHLEICPPGMSHPSFSVNQSILEAVRPRLKDFHQLLLEPPKKNIMKTTWGVLDPPVGNTRLNVVRLVASLLQTNTHIINMELINLNTLGVILDMYFKYIWNNFLHLQVEICTAMILAMPPAQSENLKINSDQDPVRESHLINNLFQKCQFIQRILDAWSSNEKAQAEGGRRQGYMGHLTRIANSIVHNSDKGPNGAQIQQLISELTEEDRERWETFISGQLADTNKRNTVDLVNTHHIHSSSDDEVDFKDSGFHQDSSLQQAFSDYQMQQMTSNFIEQFGFNDEEFADQDDVVDIPFDRISDINFSLNTNESANIALFEACCKEKIQQFEDAGSDEEDIWDEKDVTFAPDAQRRPRSSGSTDSEESTDSEEEDVKRDPFDPNNASSDDRMEVDTGPLWTANFDDIPMDTGSSTAMGESAPASAALASPSSPAVIPESAGWSSPNASPGKAMGWADFSSNFSPVRPKDPLRSNSPVAMETCIETGDPLGVNAPMQHEDSDQWPGDEAAQPASSPGGKAGCSDAEESVTTETVTNGSMKETVSLTVDAKTETAIFKSEDVKLSTSEDASAKYVVRESGTPEKRVPASVQPVSNCSKPGAHHSDEKSKVPGDTVNGPLEGTAMDEAKTEQSVASPAAAVNGPG, from the exons ATGTTTTGGAAGTTTGATTTACACACGACGTCCCACATCGACACCCTCCTGGAGAAGGAAGATGTGACTCTGACAGAGGTGATGGACGAGGAGGATGTCCTGCAGGAGTGCAAGGCCCAGAACCACAAGCTGGTGGACTTCCTGGTACGGCCTCAGTACATGGAGGACCTGGTAACTTACATCACGCAGGAGCCAAGTGATGATGTGGAGGAGACGATCAAGTACAA GTACCCCAACATATCGTGTGAACTCCTTACCTCGGACGTTGGACAGATCAATGACAGACTGGGAGAAGATGAACGTTTACTAATGAAACTTTATGGCTTCTTGCAAAATGAATCTCCACTCAACCCTTTACTGGCCAGTTTCTTCAGCAAGGTCCTGAGCATCCTCATCGGTAGGAAACCGGAACAG ATTGTGGAGTTTCTGCGGAAGAGGGAAGACTTTGTGGACTTAATGATTAAACACATAGGGACCTCCGCCATCATGGACCTGCTGCTCAGAATGCTGACCTGCGTTGAACCACAGCAGCTCAGACAAGATGTCTTAAAT TGGCTGAACGAGGAGAAGGTGATCCAGAGGCTTGTTGATATGGTCCAGCCTTCTCAGGATGAGGAT AGGCACTCCAACGCATCCCAGTCTCTGTGTGAAATCATCCGCCTCAGCAGAGATCAGATGTTCCAAGTGCAGGGCTGCTCAGAGCCTGACCCATTACTGGCCACACTAGAAAA ACAAGAGACTGTGGAGCAGTTGCTGTCCAACATATTTGACAAAGAGAAAAATGACTCTGCAATAGTCAGTGTAATTCAGATTCTCCTGACACTCTTTGAGACACGAAGACCAGC GTTCGAAGGCCATTTGGAAATCTGTCCTCCTGGTATGAGCCACCCGTCCTTTTCAGTCAATCAGAGCATTCTGGAGGCTGTCCGACCTAGGCTCAAAGACTTCCATCAACTGCTGCTGGAACCCCCAAAG AAGAATATCATGAAAACCACATGGGGAGTGCTAGACCCCCCAGTGGGCAACACCCGGCTGAATGTGGTCCGTCTAGTGGCCAGCCTCCTGCAGACCAACACTCATATCATCAACATGGAGCTGATTAACCTCAACACTCTAGGTGTCATACTT GACATGTACTTCAAATATATATGGAATAACTTCCTGCATTTACAAGTTGAAATATGCACTGCAATGATCCTAGCGATGCCCCCAGCCCAAAGTGAAAACCTCAAAATCAACAGTGATCAGGACCCTGTCAGAGAAAGCCACCTCATCAATAAT CTGTTTCAGAAGTGCCAGTTTATACAGAGAATTCTTGATGCATGGAGCTCCAATGAGAAAGCGCA GGCTGAGGGTGGACGTAGACAGGGCTACATGGGCCACTTGACCAGAATAGCCAACTCCATAGTGCACAACAGCGACAAGGGCCCCAATGGTGCACAGATACAGCAGCTCATCTCAG AGCTcacagaagaagacagagagagatgggagacctTCATTTCTGGTCAGCTAGCTGACACAAACAAGAGAAACACTGTAGACCTA GTGAACACACACCATATTCACTCATCCAGTGATGATGAGGTAGACTTCAAGGACAGCGGATTCCACCAGGATTCCTCTTTACAACAA GCCTTTTCTGATTATCAGATGCAACAAATGACGTCCAATTTTATTGAGCAGTTTGGCTTCAATGACGAAGAGTTTGCCGATCAGGATGATGTCGTGGA TATTCCCTTTGATAGAATATCAGACATCAATTTTTCCTTGAATACAAATGAAAGT GCGAATATAGCTCTGTTTGAGGCCTGCTGTAAGGAGAAGATCCAGCAGTTTGAAGATGCAGGCTCTGATGAGGAGGACATCTGGGACGAGAAAGATGTTACTTTCGCACCAGACGCTCAGAGACGTCCTCG GAGCTCTGGCAGCACAGATAGTGAGGAGAGCACAGACtctgaggaggaggatgttaaACGTGATCCCTTTGACCCCAACAATGCCAGCTCTGATGACAGAATGGAGGTGGACACTG GGCCTCTGTGGACAGCTAACTTTGACGACATACCCATGGACACCGGGAGTTCTACGGCGATGGGAGAATCTGCCCCAGCCTCTGCTGCCCtagcctccccctcctcccctgcgGTTATACCAGAGTCTGCTGGTTGGAGCTCCCCCAACGCCTCCCCTGGCAAAGCCATGGGCTGGGCAGACTTCTCTAGCAACTTCTCACCAGTTAG ACCCAAAGATCCTTTGAGGAGCAATTCCCCAGTAGCAATGGAGACCTGTATAGAGACAGGAGACCCCTTGGGTGTCAACGCACCAATGCAGCATGAAG ATTCTGACCAGTGGCCAGGGGATGAGgcagcccagccagccagctcCCCTGGAGGGAAAGCCGGATGCTCGGATGCAGAGGAGTCCGTCACCACTGAGACGGTCACCAATGGATCCATGAAGGAAACAGTTAGCCTTACTGTAGATGCCAAAACTGAAACTGCCATTTTCAAGAG TGAGGATGTGAAGTTGTCTACCTCAGAGGACGCATCTGCAAAGTACGTGGTGAGGGAGAGTGGAACACCAGAGAAGAGGGTCCCTGCATCTGTCCAGCCTGTCAGCAACTGTTCCAAACCAGG TGCACACCATTCAGATGAGAAATCAAAAGTCCCCGGTGACACTGTTAATGGTCCCCTAGAAGGAACAGCAATGGACGAAGCCAA aacagagcagagcgtgGCCTCACCGGCGGCAGCTGTGAACGGCCCAGGGTGA
- the LOC109866809 gene encoding serine/threonine-protein phosphatase 6 regulatory subunit 3 isoform X2, translated as MFWKFDLHTTSHIDTLLEKEDVTLTEVMDEEDVLQECKAQNHKLVDFLVRPQYMEDLVTYITQEPSDDVEETIKYKYPNISCELLTSDVGQINDRLGEDERLLMKLYGFLQNESPLNPLLASFFSKVLSILIGRKPEQIVEFLRKREDFVDLMIKHIGTSAIMDLLLRMLTCVEPQQLRQDVLNWLNEEKVIQRLVDMVQPSQDEDRHSNASQSLCEIIRLSRDQMFQVQGCSEPDPLLATLEKQETVEQLLSNIFDKEKNDSAIVSVIQILLTLFETRRPAFEGHLEICPPGMSHPSFSVNQSILEAVRPRLKDFHQLLLEPPKKNIMKTTWGVLDPPVGNTRLNVVRLVASLLQTNTHIINMELINLNTLGVILDMYFKYIWNNFLHLQVEICTAMILAMPPAQSENLKINSDQDPVRESHLINNLFQKCQFIQRILDAWSSNEKAQAEGGRRQGYMGHLTRIANSIVHNSDKGPNGAQIQQLISELTEEDRERWETFISGQLADTNKRNTVDLVNTHHIHSSSDDEVDFKDSGFHQDSSLQQAFSDYQMQQMTSNFIEQFGFNDEEFADQDDVVDIPFDRISDINFSLNTNESANIALFEACCKEKIQQFEDAGSDEEDIWDEKDVTFAPDAQRRPRSSGSTDSEESTDSEEEDVKRDPFDPNNASSDDRMEVDTANFDDIPMDTGSSTAMGESAPASAALASPSSPAVIPESAGWSSPNASPGKAMGWADFSSNFSPVRPKDPLRSNSPVAMETCIETGDPLGVNAPMQHEDSDQWPGDEAAQPASSPGGKAGCSDAEESVTTETVTNGSMKETVSLTVDAKTETAIFKSEDVKLSTSEDASAKYVVRESGTPEKRVPASVQPVSNCSKPGAHHSDEKSKVPGDTVNGPLEGTAMDEAKTEQSVASPAAAVNGPG; from the exons ATGTTTTGGAAGTTTGATTTACACACGACGTCCCACATCGACACCCTCCTGGAGAAGGAAGATGTGACTCTGACAGAGGTGATGGACGAGGAGGATGTCCTGCAGGAGTGCAAGGCCCAGAACCACAAGCTGGTGGACTTCCTGGTACGGCCTCAGTACATGGAGGACCTGGTAACTTACATCACGCAGGAGCCAAGTGATGATGTGGAGGAGACGATCAAGTACAA GTACCCCAACATATCGTGTGAACTCCTTACCTCGGACGTTGGACAGATCAATGACAGACTGGGAGAAGATGAACGTTTACTAATGAAACTTTATGGCTTCTTGCAAAATGAATCTCCACTCAACCCTTTACTGGCCAGTTTCTTCAGCAAGGTCCTGAGCATCCTCATCGGTAGGAAACCGGAACAG ATTGTGGAGTTTCTGCGGAAGAGGGAAGACTTTGTGGACTTAATGATTAAACACATAGGGACCTCCGCCATCATGGACCTGCTGCTCAGAATGCTGACCTGCGTTGAACCACAGCAGCTCAGACAAGATGTCTTAAAT TGGCTGAACGAGGAGAAGGTGATCCAGAGGCTTGTTGATATGGTCCAGCCTTCTCAGGATGAGGAT AGGCACTCCAACGCATCCCAGTCTCTGTGTGAAATCATCCGCCTCAGCAGAGATCAGATGTTCCAAGTGCAGGGCTGCTCAGAGCCTGACCCATTACTGGCCACACTAGAAAA ACAAGAGACTGTGGAGCAGTTGCTGTCCAACATATTTGACAAAGAGAAAAATGACTCTGCAATAGTCAGTGTAATTCAGATTCTCCTGACACTCTTTGAGACACGAAGACCAGC GTTCGAAGGCCATTTGGAAATCTGTCCTCCTGGTATGAGCCACCCGTCCTTTTCAGTCAATCAGAGCATTCTGGAGGCTGTCCGACCTAGGCTCAAAGACTTCCATCAACTGCTGCTGGAACCCCCAAAG AAGAATATCATGAAAACCACATGGGGAGTGCTAGACCCCCCAGTGGGCAACACCCGGCTGAATGTGGTCCGTCTAGTGGCCAGCCTCCTGCAGACCAACACTCATATCATCAACATGGAGCTGATTAACCTCAACACTCTAGGTGTCATACTT GACATGTACTTCAAATATATATGGAATAACTTCCTGCATTTACAAGTTGAAATATGCACTGCAATGATCCTAGCGATGCCCCCAGCCCAAAGTGAAAACCTCAAAATCAACAGTGATCAGGACCCTGTCAGAGAAAGCCACCTCATCAATAAT CTGTTTCAGAAGTGCCAGTTTATACAGAGAATTCTTGATGCATGGAGCTCCAATGAGAAAGCGCA GGCTGAGGGTGGACGTAGACAGGGCTACATGGGCCACTTGACCAGAATAGCCAACTCCATAGTGCACAACAGCGACAAGGGCCCCAATGGTGCACAGATACAGCAGCTCATCTCAG AGCTcacagaagaagacagagagagatgggagacctTCATTTCTGGTCAGCTAGCTGACACAAACAAGAGAAACACTGTAGACCTA GTGAACACACACCATATTCACTCATCCAGTGATGATGAGGTAGACTTCAAGGACAGCGGATTCCACCAGGATTCCTCTTTACAACAA GCCTTTTCTGATTATCAGATGCAACAAATGACGTCCAATTTTATTGAGCAGTTTGGCTTCAATGACGAAGAGTTTGCCGATCAGGATGATGTCGTGGA TATTCCCTTTGATAGAATATCAGACATCAATTTTTCCTTGAATACAAATGAAAGT GCGAATATAGCTCTGTTTGAGGCCTGCTGTAAGGAGAAGATCCAGCAGTTTGAAGATGCAGGCTCTGATGAGGAGGACATCTGGGACGAGAAAGATGTTACTTTCGCACCAGACGCTCAGAGACGTCCTCG GAGCTCTGGCAGCACAGATAGTGAGGAGAGCACAGACtctgaggaggaggatgttaaACGTGATCCCTTTGACCCCAACAATGCCAGCTCTGATGACAGAATGGAGGTGGACACTG CTAACTTTGACGACATACCCATGGACACCGGGAGTTCTACGGCGATGGGAGAATCTGCCCCAGCCTCTGCTGCCCtagcctccccctcctcccctgcgGTTATACCAGAGTCTGCTGGTTGGAGCTCCCCCAACGCCTCCCCTGGCAAAGCCATGGGCTGGGCAGACTTCTCTAGCAACTTCTCACCAGTTAG ACCCAAAGATCCTTTGAGGAGCAATTCCCCAGTAGCAATGGAGACCTGTATAGAGACAGGAGACCCCTTGGGTGTCAACGCACCAATGCAGCATGAAG ATTCTGACCAGTGGCCAGGGGATGAGgcagcccagccagccagctcCCCTGGAGGGAAAGCCGGATGCTCGGATGCAGAGGAGTCCGTCACCACTGAGACGGTCACCAATGGATCCATGAAGGAAACAGTTAGCCTTACTGTAGATGCCAAAACTGAAACTGCCATTTTCAAGAG TGAGGATGTGAAGTTGTCTACCTCAGAGGACGCATCTGCAAAGTACGTGGTGAGGGAGAGTGGAACACCAGAGAAGAGGGTCCCTGCATCTGTCCAGCCTGTCAGCAACTGTTCCAAACCAGG TGCACACCATTCAGATGAGAAATCAAAAGTCCCCGGTGACACTGTTAATGGTCCCCTAGAAGGAACAGCAATGGACGAAGCCAA aacagagcagagcgtgGCCTCACCGGCGGCAGCTGTGAACGGCCCAGGGTGA